CGGCTTCGAGTACGGCCTGGGTGCGGAGATCGGCATCTCTACCGACAAGCTGCACGCTCGCGGCCCGGTCGGCCTGGAAGGCCTGACCTGCGAGAAGTACGTAGTGATCGGCGATGGTCAACTGCGCGGCCAGGGGTCCTGCTGAGTTGAGCAAAACCCCGGCAGCCCGGCGCATCGGCATTCTTGGCGGTACGTTCGACCCCGTGCACATCGGCCACCTGCGCAGCGCGCTGGAAGTGGCCGAGTTCATGGGGCTGGACGAGCTACGCCTGCTGCCCAACGCCCGGCCGCCTCACCGCGACACCCCGCAGGTGGCGGCCCAGGCCCGGCTGGCCATGGTGCGCGAAGCCGTGCAGGGCGTTGAACGCCTGAGCGTGGATGCCCGTGAGCTGGAGCGCGACAAGCCGTCGTACACCATCGATACGCTGGAGTCCATTCGCGCCGAACTGGCTGCCGATGACCAATTGTTCCTGGTGCTGGGCTGGGATGCCTTTTGCGGCCTGCCGGGTTGGCACCGCTGGGACGAGTTGCTGCAACACTGTCACATCCTGGTGCTGCAACGCCCGGATGCCGACGTTGAACCCCCTGATGAGCTGCGCAACCTGCTGGCTGCGCGCTCCGAGAGCGATCCCACCGCCATGTCCGGCCCGGCGGGGCATATTTCGTTCGTCTGGCAGACACCGCTTGCGGTGTCGGCTACACAGATCCGACAGCTGCTGGCCAGCGGCAAATCGGTGAGGTTCCTGGTGCCGGACGCCGTACTGGCCTACATAGAGGCGCACGAACTGTATCGTGCACCTAACTGACGGTGCCTGCGGGTGCCTCATCCAAACGAGTTGAAAGAGTTTTATATGAGCAAGCAGAAAATCAATGGCGAAGATCTGGTCAAACTGACCATCAGCGCGCTGGAAGACGTCAAGGCCCAAGATATCCAGGTAATCGACGTGCGCGAAAAGCACAGCCTGACCGACTACATGATCATTGCCACCGGTACCTCCAACCGCCAGATCAACGCGATGCTGGAAAAGGTCCGTGAAACGGTCAAGAAAGAGGGCGCGCAGCCACTGGGCGAAGAAGGCAAGGGCGACAGCGACTGGGTACTGCTGGACCTGAACGACGTCATCGTGCACATGATGACTGCCGCCGCTCGCCAGTTCTACGACCTGGAGCGCCTGTGGCTGGGTGCCGAGCAAAGCCGTGCCGCCGATGCCAAGCACCACAGCCCGGAAAACGCCAGCGACTACTTCACCGACAAGCTCAAAGACCGGGAATAAGGAAACGTCGTGCGTCTGCGCCTGATCGCGGTCGGCTCGCGCATGCCCAAGTGGGTGGAGGAAGGCTGGCATGAATATGCCAAGCGCCTGCCCCAGGAGCTGTCGCTTGAGCTGGTGGAAATCCCGCTGAACACCCGTGGCAAGAATGCCGACGTCGCCCGCCTGATCCGTCAGGAGGGCGAGGCCATGCTGAGCAAGGTTCAGCCTGGGGAACGCATTGTCACCCTCGAGGTCCATGGCAAGCCCTGGAGTACCGAGCAGCTGGCAACCGAGCTGGACCGCTGGCGCCTGGACTCGCGCACGGTAAATTTGATGGTGGGCGGCCCGGAAGGGCTGGCGCCTGAGGTGTGCGCGCGTGCCGAGCAACGCTGGTCGCTGTCGCCGCTGACCCTGCCGCACCCGTTGGTAAGGATACTCATCGGCGAGCAGATTTACCGCGCCTGGACGGTTTTGTCCGGGCACCCTTACCACAAATGAGCCTGTAAGCAGTCCGATGTCGCAGCCGATTCGTCTCAAGGACCACGAGAAAGACGCCCGCCTGGTGCGTAACCGCGTCGTGGTCGGCGCGGTGGCGATCATGCTGCTTATTTGCGTGCTGATTGCCCGGCTGTACTACCTGCAGATCATCCAGTACGACTATCACTCCACGCTTTCGGAAAACAACCGGGTGCATGTGCAGCCGATTCCGCCTACGCGTGGGCTGATCTTCGACCGCAACGGAGTGATCATCGCCGACAACCGGCCCAGCTTCAGCCTGTCGATGACCCGCGAACGTGCGGGTAACTGGCAGCAAGTGCTGGACAGTATCGTCGAAGTGCTGGAGTTGACGCCGGAAGACCGCACGCTGTTCGAAAAGCGTATGCGGCAGGGTCGTAGGCCGTTTGAGCCCGTGCCGATTCTGTTCGAGCTGAACGAAGAGCAGATCGCACGCGTGGCGGTAAACCAGTTCCGCCTGCCCGGTGTGGAGGTGGTGGCGCAACTGGTGCGTCACTATCCGCAGGGTGCGCATTTTGCCCATTCGGTCGGTTATGTGGGGCGCATCAACGAGAAAGAGCTGAAAAGCCTCGATCCGGTGAATTACAGCGGCACCCACCATATTGGCAAAACCGGCATCGAGCGCTTCTACGAAGACGAATTGCACGGCCAGGTGGGTTACGAAGAGGTCGAAACCAACGCCCGGGGCCGCGTGCTGCGGGTGCTCAAACGCACCGACCCCAAGCCCGGCAAGGACATCGTGCTGAGCCTGGACATCAAGCTGCAGGAAGCCGCCGAAGCCGCGCTGGCTGGCCGCCGTGGCGCAGTGGTGGCGCTGGACCCGCGTACGGGCGAGGTGCTGGCGATGGTCAGCCAACCGAGCTTCGACCCTAACCTGTTCGTGACCGGTATCAGCTTCAAGGCCTACGCCGAGCTGCGCGACTCGATCGACCGGCCCTTGTTCAACCGCGTGTTACGCGGCCTTTATCCGCCGGGTTCGACCATCAAGCCCGCGGTAGCCATTGCAGGCCTGGACAGCGGTGTGGTCAATGCAGGTAGCCGGGTGTTCGACCCGGGCTATTACCAACTGCCCAATTACGACCACAAATACCGTAACTGGAACCGCAGCGGTGACGGCTGGGTGGACCTGGATACCGCGATCATGCGCTCCAACGACACCTACTTCTACGACTTGGCTCACAAAATGGGCATCGATCGGTTGTCGAGCTACATGAACAAGTTCGGCATCGGCCAGAAGGTTGCCCTCGACATGTTCGAAGAGTCGGCAGGCCTGATGCCGTCCCGCGAATGGAAGCGCGCCACCCGTCGACAGGCCTGGTTCCCGGGGGAAACCCTGATTCTGGGGATCGGTCAGGGCTACATGCAGGCCACCCCGCTGCAGCTCGCCCAGGCCACCGCGCTCATCGCCAACAAGGGTGTGTGGAACCGCCCGCACCTGGCCAAGACCATCGAAGGCCTGCCGCCGGTAGACCCGAACCCGATGGAAAACATCGTCCT
The genomic region above belongs to Pseudomonas sp. PSKL.D1 and contains:
- the nadD gene encoding nicotinate-nucleotide adenylyltransferase, whose protein sequence is MVNCAARGPAELSKTPAARRIGILGGTFDPVHIGHLRSALEVAEFMGLDELRLLPNARPPHRDTPQVAAQARLAMVREAVQGVERLSVDARELERDKPSYTIDTLESIRAELAADDQLFLVLGWDAFCGLPGWHRWDELLQHCHILVLQRPDADVEPPDELRNLLAARSESDPTAMSGPAGHISFVWQTPLAVSATQIRQLLASGKSVRFLVPDAVLAYIEAHELYRAPN
- the rsfS gene encoding ribosome silencing factor, yielding MSKQKINGEDLVKLTISALEDVKAQDIQVIDVREKHSLTDYMIIATGTSNRQINAMLEKVRETVKKEGAQPLGEEGKGDSDWVLLDLNDVIVHMMTAAARQFYDLERLWLGAEQSRAADAKHHSPENASDYFTDKLKDRE
- the rlmH gene encoding 23S rRNA (pseudouridine(1915)-N(3))-methyltransferase RlmH; the protein is MRLRLIAVGSRMPKWVEEGWHEYAKRLPQELSLELVEIPLNTRGKNADVARLIRQEGEAMLSKVQPGERIVTLEVHGKPWSTEQLATELDRWRLDSRTVNLMVGGPEGLAPEVCARAEQRWSLSPLTLPHPLVRILIGEQIYRAWTVLSGHPYHK
- the mrdA gene encoding penicillin-binding protein 2 — its product is MSQPIRLKDHEKDARLVRNRVVVGAVAIMLLICVLIARLYYLQIIQYDYHSTLSENNRVHVQPIPPTRGLIFDRNGVIIADNRPSFSLSMTRERAGNWQQVLDSIVEVLELTPEDRTLFEKRMRQGRRPFEPVPILFELNEEQIARVAVNQFRLPGVEVVAQLVRHYPQGAHFAHSVGYVGRINEKELKSLDPVNYSGTHHIGKTGIERFYEDELHGQVGYEEVETNARGRVLRVLKRTDPKPGKDIVLSLDIKLQEAAEAALAGRRGAVVALDPRTGEVLAMVSQPSFDPNLFVTGISFKAYAELRDSIDRPLFNRVLRGLYPPGSTIKPAVAIAGLDSGVVNAGSRVFDPGYYQLPNYDHKYRNWNRSGDGWVDLDTAIMRSNDTYFYDLAHKMGIDRLSSYMNKFGIGQKVALDMFEESAGLMPSREWKRATRRQAWFPGETLILGIGQGYMQATPLQLAQATALIANKGVWNRPHLAKTIEGLPPVDPNPMENIVLRDRSDWAKVTHGMEQVMHNARGTARKAALGAQYRIAGKSGTAQVVAIKQGEKYDRNKLQERHRDHALFVAFAPADDPKIVVSVMVENGESGSGVAAPVVRQIMDAWLLDESGRLKPEFAPATVAQETAP